In the Treponema primitia ZAS-1 genome, GTTTGCAGATGACAAAGCAGGGGTTTTGGATGTAAAAATCCATACAAAAACGGGTATCGTAATCGACGTGGAAATCCAGGTCTCCGCCTATGGCGGGCTGCGCAAACGTCTTACCGAGTATGCCGTCAAAATGGTCACTGAACAGATTAAACGGGGGGAAAACTGGAAACAAGCTAACCGGGTTGTCTGTATAATCATCATCAATGATATTCTCATTCCCGAGGAAAAGGATTATTATAATAGATATGCCCTGCTGAACCGGGAAACGGGGACCGAATTTACCGACTTATTGGAAATAAACACCCTGGAACTGCCCAAGCTGCCGAAGCAGAGCGACGGTTCAGACTTATATATGTGGTCTCAGTTTTTCACCAGCGAGACCGAGGAGGATTTCATGATGGTAGCGGAAAAAGACCCGGTAATAAAGAAAGCGGTAGCCACGCTGATGGAGCTGAGCGAAGACGAGCGGGAACGGTTACTGGCAGAGTCCCGCGAAAAGTTTCTGTATGACCAATACCACCGGGAAAAGGAATCCTATGAAAAGGGCCTAAGCACCGGCCGGGAAGAAGCGTATCAGGAAAAGCTGGAATCCGCCCGGAAA is a window encoding:
- a CDS encoding Rpn family recombination-promoting nuclease/putative transposase; amino-acid sequence: MKKPMLKIMVDYVFKLIFGDQRNIDILAGFLKAALNLPEAEYDSLSIVDPNLKREFADDKAGVLDVKIHTKTGIVIDVEIQVSAYGGLRKRLTEYAVKMVTEQIKRGENWKQANRVVCIIIINDILIPEEKDYYNRYALLNRETGTEFTDLLEINTLELPKLPKQSDGSDLYMWSQFFTSETEEDFMMVAEKDPVIKKAVATLMELSEDERERLLAESREKFLYDQYHREKESYEKGLSTGREEAYQEKLESARKLKARGFSGDEISGILQLVPKDIAKL